The following coding sequences lie in one Brachyhypopomus gauderio isolate BG-103 unplaced genomic scaffold, BGAUD_0.2 sc215, whole genome shotgun sequence genomic window:
- the LOC143502810 gene encoding ras-related protein Rap-2a → MREYKVVVLGSGGVGKSALTVQFVTGTFIEKYDPTIEDFYRKEIEVDSSPSVLEILDTAGTEQFASMRDLYIKNGQGFILVYSLVNQQSFQDIKPMRDQIIRVKRYEKVPVILVGNKVDLESEREVSVNEGQALAEEWGCPFIETSAKSKTMVDELFAEIVRQMDYASQPDKDDPCCSSCNIQ, encoded by the exons ATGCGCGAGTATAAGGTGGTGGTTCTGGGCAGCGGCGGCGTGGGGAAGTCCGCCCTCACCGTGCAGTTCGTCACCGGGACCTTCATCGAGAAGTACGACCCGACTATCGAAGATTTCTACCGCAAGGAGATCGAGGTGGACTCGTCCCCCTCGGTCCTGGAGATCCTGGACACCGCGGGCACGGAGCAGTTCGCCTCCATGCGGGACCTGTACATAAAGAACGGCCAGGGTTTCATCCTGGTCTACAGCCTGGTGAATCAACAGAGCTTTCAGGACATCAAGCCCATGCGGGACCAGATCATCCGGGTGAAAAG GTACGAGAAGGTGCCGGTGATCTTGGTGGGGAACAAGGTGGACCttgagagcgagagggaggtgTCAGTGAACGAGGGTCAGGCTCTGGCCGAGGAGTGGGGCTGCCCCTTCATCGAGACGTCCGCCAAGAGCAAGACCATGGTGGACGAACTGTTCGCCGAGATCGTCCGGCAGATGGACTACGCGTCACAGCCAGACAAGGACGACCCCTGCTGTTCGTCCTGCAATATACAATAA